AGAGAGGGTCGACCGAGTATAGCATTATAGACGAATGACTGATCGACTATCAAaaagtcgaccattactgtcGTCTGATACGGAGGGTTTCCATCAGTAAGTGGCAGTGAGATGATTCCTTTTGGGAGTATCTGTCCTCCTGAGAATCCGACCAGTGGGGTACGAACAGGCCGCAACGCCGATCGTTCAACACCCATTTTATCAAATGCCTAAGTGAACGGCACGTCAGCAAACGATCATGTGTCGACGAGTATGTGGAATACCTTACGGTTTGCAATGGTGAGAGTGATAACTAACGCTTCATCATGGGGATGGTGAATGCCTCGAGCATATTCATCGGTGAACGAGATACAGTactttttcatcttcttttctttCGACGGCCAGGCTATAATCAGGATCTCAGACTCAGGTCGACTGATGCTCTAATGTGAttttttcgagcattgtttgagtcaccTCCACCTTGGGGACCACCGACAATAGTCCGAATTTTCTCCATGGGTTAGTTGTTACCTAGGCATTCTTCCGTTGTCCCAGTTCTTTTGacgtgttctctgagtcggccttctcagataagcctttcgatctcttcCTCCAAGTGATAAAAATCACTCGTACTGTGGCCATGATCACGATGGTAATGGCAATATTTATCCTTATTCAGCCAGTTCGGATTACTTCAAAGCTTATTCGGCCAACTGACAAATCCTTCACCCTTGATCTCCATCAACACCTGCTCCTGTGATTTATTTAGCGGAGTGTATACCAAGAACTTCCGGTTTGGTCATTTTCCTGGCTTACGTTCATCACGCGTTTAATCATCCTTGCGCTTCTTCCTTCTAGCCGAGTCAACTTTCTTTTTAGCTGACTTTGGCCGGGGTTTTTACATTCTGGGCGGCTTCAGGCAAGTTCCGTGTTTCCTCGGTGTCCCCGTATTTATTCAACCGAGTCATGAACTCAGCCAGAGTCATAGGCGGATTCTTGTCCAGGGATGCCAGAAACGGCTTGTCCCTGACGCCTTGCATGATTGAATTGAGTTTGTCTCCTCTGAATGTTTCTGAACCTGAAGCGACtcaaaattgaaacgcttgatgtagtctttcagtagctctccctccttctgaactatgttgttcagatgcgcaaggagcttcaacttcttcttccctctAATGAAATTAGTAAGAAATGCATCACTGAGCTCTGCAAACTAGCTAATGGACTTTGGTTAATTTCAGCTAtttgaaccaaagtcgagctaCATCGGCTAAGGTGAGGGAAAAAGCTGGGCACATCACGGCATTCGAGACATCATGTAATTTCATGTATATTCGAAAGCATTCGATGTGTTCAATTGGGTCagttttaccggtgaaaggtgtaaTCTGTGGAAGACGAAACCGTTCCGGTAGCCGAGCCTGCATTACTTCCTCTACAAATGGGGATGCCTTTATCTCGGGCCTATTTTGATGTGCATCCCGACTCTGCTTCATGTCCGCAATCTCTTCCCGTACTTCTTTCCTGAAGTcttggaggtcggctttccaaggcTCGTCGCTTTTTGTCATCCCTTCAACTAGAAGCCGACTGCGCCTCCGCCGATCTATCTTGTGTCGGAGATTAGTGGGGGGCAGCACGGCAGTGGTGGAATGAGCGGGCGCTGGCTCGGACGGACCGTGGGGCTGACTTCGCTGAGGGACTGATCGCGGAGCGATAGGCTCAGGGTCAGCTACTTGTTGTGGGATGTTCGTTGTCTAACCATAGGGCTAAACTTGCTGCCGATGTATCTgttccaacatttgtttcatgacGTTTATGTCGGATTTGAGTTCCTGGACCTTTTTATCTAATCTCTCATTGCCTCGGTTCCGTTGGGTATTTCTTGTCACAGCAGAGGCCGCCGGATGAGCAGCGGAATCTCAGCGATTGTCGGGTTGATTTTAAGTTCCTTGGGCTACGCTCACACCCGGCGGTCCAGTGATAGCGGCTTCATTCGGCTCTTCTTGGACCGTTCTTCTAGTTATCACCATTATAACGCGTCCACAGTTTCTGGGTAGAGCATGAAAAATGACTTTTTATAcagtttcccacagacggcgccaaactgttgatacaaaaatccggtccaccctctttagaccttcaagtacctgcacaggaagaagacaaaggagaccctggctagagtaagggaccctccgatgccaaagtcagtgaCTGGACAGTGTAGGAAGGGTTTTTTAGAAGAGTTTTTCTGCGTACCTTTGATCTTAGAGGCGTCCTTCTTTTATAGGAGTGAGAGGTCCTGCCGTGTAAGGATTCTCTCCCCAatcttaggagatttgatttgattgcaaTCTGCTTACGGATGTTTCCCGATCCCGAGATTATCGGGGTTgggaatcctttcacaagattttcgggACGGTATTCATGCTTACACCGTCTCTTCCTTGCTCGGCTTGGCCTTGACCGACTCTAGTAATAGATAAGTCTTGGCTGGCTACAAGGACAGGGCTTCTTATCTTCTATCGGATGAAACAGAGTCGGCTCATAACTAATACTCCTTATTCCGATAACCAACACTATAACCGACTTAATATGAGTCGGTCTTCTGATCGATCGGGCGACTTCTAGCCTTTGGACCTTAGTTGATACCTTTTAGACGTTGCTGGCTCGTTATCCGAGACAACTTTATATGGCTTATATATCCGGTATATGGTTCTTGACTCTTTATCTCTCGATCGGAATTTATTTTCTGCGATCCGagttaagtctctcctttaggctttactGTCTTACCTTGGACGAACCCATTACCTCGGATCCTCGGGCTgtgttagtagagttggtccattccataaccaggTTTCTGGACTTGTCGTATTTTTTCCCAACAATCTACATGATGCATCCTATCCATTTTGCATGGCTCAAACGCCATTGCAAGTGATGCACCAGCAAGAAAGGAGATGTTGCATGAGAATTGTGAAAGTTCAAATGCAACGCTGCATAGTTAAATGGATCCGTTTAAAAAAGATTGATAACATTTGTTCCGAcatgtgtgggcccaaccatattgtatgagtgccatccaacccatccattttaTGATTGGCCTGTATGGGAAAATTCTACTTGATCCAtaaaccaggtgggccacacaaaagggaaTGATGGGATAATGGGGAGGTGGATGCCCTCCATAGAAACGCCCAATGAAATGTGGggttcaccatgttgtgtatatatcAACCAAGCAATTCATTATGTGAGCCCCACCCGAGATGAAGGGACACACAGGTTTCAATTTTAGCTATTATTGTACATAACTCCTCGTGTTGTCCCAactgaattttggatcaagatgcttCTTAATCTCTATTGTATACACGAGAGGAGTCGCACCAAATTCGTGGTTTGGATTCCAAATACACATCATGTGTAGTCTCTACACATCCCGAACACACAAGATCATTGACACTTTTTAAACATATCCAAGGCCAAGTTCTAGAGGCTATTGAGCATATCCTTCGAATAGtcaaagagagagaaagcggGTCGCTAATttgttcatggctaagatggatcgaAAAAAAGAAGGCAAGAAGAATCAAATACACTTCCACCATAATTTTCAGAAATTTAGAATTTTCACTTGAAGTTTTCTGCCTATTTTGATAGGTCCACAAGATCTGATCGACCGGTCGAAATCTAGTTCAATAGGTTGACAGATCGAAAATCACCAAATTTTCAGTTTAAATCTCTAAATACTTTTTAGTTGTTTCAACCTGTCGACTCGATTGGTCGACAAGAAGTCAACTGAagcaaaaattttacaagattttctgaatttatttCCTAATTTGATTAACCCCTTATTGCATTTTTAAGATTTGTTTAGAGTTATTTATAGGTGCTAAACTCATTTTTATCAAAAATTCAATCAATAAACTTCTTAGAAATTATCTTATTTCTCTcttggattcgagaaatctcttatggattcaagagaGCCTTGCAGATTCAAGGCGTGTATCACTCGAGGGAAGACAATGCTCGACCTCATCGCTTCCTACCcttcgtgagagagagagagagagagagagatttgcttATAAAAATTCAATTCCATGGAAAAACAAGAAACAAGACACAACTTGgattacatgaaaaacaaatgCTCCATGTGGATCTTACCAACTAATTTACACTTGGATTCTCTTTTAACAAATCAAAGATATATTCAAAAGAATGAAAGAATAGTAAACAATATTTCAATTCAAATTCAGCAATTCCAATCTTTGGAATGACTCAAAAGTTCACAGCCCTACAGTTCATCCTGATCTCTCCTTGGTGGCCGGTCAGAACGTCGATGGACCCCATGTGCACCATGGCCGCTGCAAATTTTGCAGCCCATGCTGACTGATGCTTCACATTGTTCCTCACCATTCTCGATGTCGAGGAGCTAGTAAGTAGTGTTTGATCTGACTCCAATACTCCTCTATGGTGCTTCAAATTCTGGTAGTACTTGTTATCCAGGCGATTCGGTGTTGCCATGTCAAGCTGCACAGTAGGATCTTGACCGTTTCTAGTAGTTGAAGGGGGACACCTGGTTTTTAAGTAGGCTGCGAACTTGCTGTCCATTGAAGGATCTTGTGGGTGTGTTGCATTGAAGGAGTAGAGGCGATTCACGAAGGAAGAACAATGAGAAACGCCGATGGAGTGGGCCCCAGAGAGTGTCACCATTTCATCCAGAGACAACCCTTTTCGCTCAAAGTTCTCCTTGAGTTGCTGGGCATTGAAGGAAGGTGGGGGGAGATTTTGACCGACTTCAGCTTCAACAGAGACTCTTCCATCGCGGCGGCCCGCCGGCACGGCGTAGTCAATGCCACCAAGCTTGTAGGCACTATCACGAGCCGCGAAGGCAATGATGTCAGAGCAGGAGACAGTATGCGGGCATTGAGCTTCGATCCAAGCCTTCGCTTCGTCGATCACTTCAAATCCACGTAGGCTTGGATTGTTGGCCGGATGCTGTTTCTCAGAAGGGTTTCCAGGCGTCGAATCGAGTAGGACCGAACCATCACAGCCCTGTAACACATAGAATACAAATACACAAGGTTGGTACCACCTccataacaataacaacaacatctCTTAGGTCTGTAAAGAAAACTTACCCTAACAAAGCAATCATGGAAATGCATCCTAATTAGGCTAGCGCCAAGTCCCGGGTTCCGAGCAACAGCTTTGCTCACTGTCTGTCGTACAATCGCCTCCGCAGATGGGCATGTGTATCGGTAGTGGCCCACTTTCAGTGATGCTGATGAGATATGGGTCATGGCCAAGATAGCAAGTAAGAAGAAGAGGCAAGTGCTCAACATGGccatttggagagagagagagaggggggggtgtggatggatcgagagagagagagagagagagagagagagagagaggtgtggatgGCTCAAAAGATCATGGGGTTGGGTTTTATAAGCAATAGGAAATGAAGTGCGTGAAGGTTTACTCGGTAAACCAAAAGCGGTCGCATTGTTTACTCGTTCTTCAGAGCATGCAGAAGTCTTCCACCATGCGAAGGACGAAAGAAGCATGCATTGCCGAGGTTAACTACTTCCGCACGCTTGCATATCCGTACATGAGGTTTGATAATTCCCATGCGTGTAAACCCGTACACGTACGTTCAAGCTACATTACGCATGCATATGTGAAACACGTGTATAAAATCTGAGCTTTCTTTAGAGTTGGAAATAATTCTTTGATgttgtgattttaaaaaataagataatTTTAATGTTTTTGTGGGCCACGGATAAAAGCCTTTtccaagccattcatttgttttgataagaTTTGGCCCAATTGGGGCGTGaaatgatttgatttttaagctaGATGATCTAGAAATTTATAACTCGCCTGATGGAAAGCTCCGATCTCTATGACAAGTCGCCTTGTGATACAGAATCCCTCGTATGCATATGTAAGGAATTACACGCTTGTAGTATTAGCAAACCCCTGTATTTCATTAACTTTTGGCATTAATACTTAAATGTACAGAAGGCTACAGTGATAGTTTGTGACCATCTtagatgtgggccacacgagtcaATCCAGACTATCCGAGTTGTAGGGCCCATCTTAGATGGAGTGTAGCTTAAAAATTATATTGATTAAACGAAACTGGCCCAACTATGGAAGGGGCTGTTTAAAACGTAATTTCATCTAAACCCATCTCTAAATTTCAGATGGTTAAGCTCGTTCGATCAAGTAGATTTTAGCTCTATGATACACCTGGAGTATATAGAACTATTCCGACGGTTTGGATTACTGGAAATGCGTGCCATATATACGTTAGAAGTATTACTTCTATTTCTTTTTAAAATGTGGTGAACTATCATCGAATTCCCGCTGATTCAGAGACAGTGCATTGCACACTGTCTGAATATTATTTATACAGTGTCGTGCGGAGGATAGCAAAGTTAGTTGAAAATGTCTCCAATGACGTTAGCTAGATTTTGGTTTGCAATGCAACTGTTGCACGCTATCCATTCATTATAAGTGAGGTACACATCtacatcaatccagaccgtccaaatcataccTCCAGCTGTGGATGGAGGATAGCCTCAAAATCAAAATAATTTGATTTCTTAGCCATCTGATGCCttccattgaatttggactcTTTATGTTTTCCTCAATAGCTGTCGACTTGAAGATGACaaattggacggtgaggatccaaAGATTATTGTGATTTTGGTTTAGGTCCCATCTACATTGGTCTCCACATTTTGAACTTTTGAGAATGAGATATAGGCATGCCAGGGTGGCTGAGTTGTCTTTGTGGTCGGCACGACCGGTTCTCTGGTGGTCCGGTCGAAAccgtgtaattttattttattgttgggAAATTTGGGGAGGGAATTGGGTAACGGTCCTGTCAGGGCTCTCtcggggccaccatgatgtatttgttttatccattccgtccatctattttgtaaaattatttcatttgataagcccaaaaatgattaaGATTCaattctcaaatggatcacatcaTAAGAAGCTGTGAAGACTATATGCCTACATCTCAAAACCTCTCGAGGAcccggaagttttagatcaagc
This DNA window, taken from Magnolia sinica isolate HGM2019 chromosome 14, MsV1, whole genome shotgun sequence, encodes the following:
- the LOC131225988 gene encoding peroxidase 5-like; amino-acid sequence: MAMLSTCLFFLLAILAMTHISSASLKVGHYRYTCPSAEAIVRQTVSKAVARNPGLGASLIRMHFHDCFVRGCDGSVLLDSTPGNPSEKQHPANNPSLRGFEVIDEAKAWIEAQCPHTVSCSDIIAFAARDSAYKLGGIDYAVPAGRRDGRVSVEAEVGQNLPPPSFNAQQLKENFERKGLSLDEMVTLSGAHSIGVSHCSSFVNRLYSFNATHPQDPSMDSKFAAYLKTRCPPSTTRNGQDPTVQLDMATPNRLDNKYYQNLKHHRGVLESDQTLLTSSSTSRMVRNNVKHQSAWAAKFAAAMVHMGSIDVLTGHQGEIRMNCRAVNF